cagaatggatataaatgctctggaaaacgtacaaaggaggatgacaaagatgatcccatgtatcagaaatcttccctatgaggatagactgaaggccctgaatctgcactctctcgaaaggcgtagaattgggggggatatgatcgaggtgtataaatggaaaacaggaataaataaaggggatgtaaatagtgtgctgaaaatttccagccaagacaggatttgcagcaatggtttcaagttggaaaaattcagattcaggaaggatataggaaagcactggtttggtaagagttgtggatgagtggaacaaactcccgagtacagttattgaagctaaaacgttgtctagttttaaaaataggttagataaatacatgagtgggtgtgagttggacctgactgggtctggtacagtgctccattcttgagtggggatgaccagactgggtggtcattggtctaatccggggggggggggggcatggacctgctctgcatgggtcagtaggcctgttgcagtgttccttctttcttatgttcttatgtgaacgtagatctgcttggaccgtttacaggttaaaggGACTTGGTATGATATATTAAGAGTTGTCATAAAGCTTACTCTTACCTGTACTGTCCTGTGACACTGGCATTTTCATAATCATTTGCATAACTGGAGAAGAAGTAAAACAACAGATAAAAGGGGTCTGGCAGAATGTAAACATTAGGCAGTTTCATTTGGAAACTAAAGCTTTTTGAAGTCTCCATGGAAGCAAAACTAGTAATGTATTAGAAGCCTTAATGGCCTTTGTGAGGCTTAACCAGTACTTTAGCAGTCaccttaatttttattttttttaagacctGCCGATTGTATAGCCCTTCTCCCAGAAGTCTAAAGATTTTGCTAAAATCTGTGGAGGTAATGAAAAaaatttcctaaaaaaaaaaagggggggggggcaggtggATTGCCTTACCTAAATTCTGGCAGAGCCAGACACCTAAACTCCACCCATTCCCCCCAGTCAACAATGACAGGCTTTCCCAAAGTCTGAGAGAGCTGATGTATGTCATCCTTTCCCATTACtgatagggggggggggggagacaagCTGTGTGCAATAAGGAATAGTGTCCAGAAGACAATGGGGCTCGAGGCAAGGGCAAAGTGAGAGGACTAGTCTCAACAGGAGCCAACTTGGAAGTCCTGCCTGCCACATCTCTTAATTATATTTTCTAACATTTGTACATTCTCAGTTATGGCTGACTTATATCCTTGGGGAAAGGATGGGGGGATAAGCTTTATCAGTAGTTGCGGCATTTGACTGAAATTAGTGGCTTGACTAAACTGTACATAAATAGTTTTAAGCATTGTATTAACATTCACAATTTTAATGGGTGGCTGTTTCCTTCAATCAGTTGACTGATACTGTATTGAATATTAAAAATTAAAGTACCATAAATCAAATGTTAACTTTACAATTTGTAGGGCAGGCATTTAGAGATGATCTTATGATGTCACCTGGCTTTTTGAACACTGAcctgccaatttttttttttcctcgtgAACCTCTTGAGGACCAATTCTGGAGCAAGTTTTTGACTGCTTGTGCATGTGAAAACGTTTAATTTAGGATTTCTCTGTAGTACAATATTGAACTGCAATATTTGAGCCTTTCTGAAAAGTAGCTAGTGGTAAATGTTTTAAATTCATAGTTGCCcagtggcttttttttttttttttacttgtctGGCAATATAAAATCAGCATGAATTCTTTTGCTTATCCTGTTCTTTCCACAGGGGCTCATCTTCGTTGTTGACTCCAATGACCGAGAACGTATTGGTGAAGCGAGAGAAGAACTCATGCGAATGTTAGCTGAAGATGAACTCAGAGATGCTGTGCTTCTCATATTTGCTAACAAACAGGTTAGTATATACTAAATTGTGAGCAAGGAATTCTTGTCACTGATGTACCTCAGATGGGTTTCAAGCATTTACCCAAGTCATTTGCCAAAAGCATGCAATACCACTGATGGtaattttcagttcctcttccctTTAAAATATTCTTACTGTTGCTACTAGCTGCTGCTACTAACTCCTACTGTGCTTGCTCCTAACTATgcttgctactactattactatgctTGCTACTATTACTATGCTTGCTACTAACTTCTGTTACTATGCTTGCTACTAACTTCTGTTACTATACTTGCTACTAACTTCTGTTGCTATGCTTGCTGCTAACTTCTGTTGCTATGCTTGCTACTAACTTCTGCTGCTATGCTTGCTACTAACTTCCGTTGCCATGCTTTTGTTTCTAACCTCCGTTGCCATGCTTTTGTTTCTAACCTCCGTTGCCATGCTTTTGTTTCTAACCTCCGTTGCCATGCTTTTGTTTCTAACCTCCGTTGCCATGCTTTTGTTTCTAACCTCCGTTGCCATGCTTTTGTTTCTAACCTCCGTTGCCATGCTTTTGTTTCTAACCTCCGTTGCCATGCTTTTGTTTCTAACCTCCGTTGCCATGCTTTTGTTTCTAACCTCCGTTGCCATGCTTTTGTTTCTAACCTCCGTTGCCATGCTTTTGTTTCTAACCTCCGTTGCCATGCTTTTGTTTCTAACCTCCGTTGCCATGCTTTTGTTTCTAACCTCGTTGCCATGCTTTTGTTTCTAACCTCCGTTGCCATGCTTTTGTTTCTAACCTCCGTTGCCATGCTTTTGTTTCTAACCTCCGTTGCCAAGCTTTTGTTTCTAAACTCCGTTGCCATGCTTTCGTTTCTAAACTCCGTTGCCATGCTTTCGTTTCTAAACTCCGTTGCCATGCTTTCGTTTCTAACCTCCGTTGCCATGCTTTCGTTTCTAACCTCCGTTGCCATGCTTTCGTTTCTAACCTCCGTTGCCATGCTTTCGTTTCTAACCTCCGTTGCCATGCTTTCGTTTCTAACCTCCGTTGCCATGCTTTCGTTTCTAACCTCCGTTGCCATGCTTTCGTTTCTAACCTCCGTTGCCATGCTTTCGTTTCTAACCTCCGTTGCCATGCTTTCGTTTCTAACTTCCGTTGCCATGCTACTTCCGTTGCCATGCTGCTACCGTTGCCATGCTGCTACCGTTGCCATGCTGCTACCGTTGCCATGCTTGCTACCGTTGCCATGCTTGCTACCGTTGCCAtgcttgctactactactactactactgcttgctACCAACTAATACTGCTTTtgctactacagtggacccccggtttacgatattatttcattctggaagtatgttcaggtgccagtactgactgaatttgttcccataagtaaTATTGTGAAttggattagtccatttcagacccccaaacatacacacacaaatgcgcttacataaatacacttacataattggtcgcattgggagctgatcgtaaaccgggggtccactttaTTTACTTGTACTACACAAATTATGTAATGCAGGTTATTTTAACATTTTATAATTAGATTATTACATTTCACTTGTCCTTTTTGTTTTAATTGTTTTTTGTGCTAAATGATTTACAAAGTCAAAGGGCTCTTCAGGTCTCAACTTCTACAGAGTTATGGAACACAGGATTTGCATATTTACATATTTGTAGGGTGCACCTGTAATGTCTGTCATCCACATATAATTTAAATTTTGATTCCAATAATTTTGGCACTTGATGCCTCTTAAAGCCCCTTTTCTTGTTCTACCACTTTGGTGAGCCTTTCATCTCCTAGATTTAGTGTTACACTTGAAGCAGTTTCACACATGGTGTAGATAAATATCACTATTAGCTTTATGCCATTAGATTACAATGAATTAAGTTTACAACAGAACATGATGTAATACAGGGTGTCCACAAAagcactccctgatttcaaacaggtataccatgcaactttattgtaataatctttcacagttataGCTTCAGATGTAGGATTTCATTGTTTCATGTGCACATTAAAGTacctttaatgctaccctataccacatgaaactgaaagaaatcctACATCTGAAGCTACTGACTGCAAAATATTATTTCAATAAatttacatgttatacctgtttgaaatcagggagtgtttgtGGACACCCTGTACTTTCAAAAGTACATGCCACTATTGGCTGcagtttcttaaaaaaaaaaaaaacctagagCATATGATTGATAATTTGAAGTTGTGAATAATTAAACTTGTATGTAAAGGGTTCAAATTAAGGTTAATGCCTTGTTTGTTTTTAAAATGGTTCACTATGATCCCAGATGgtttaatattttaattttttttttttgcaggatcTCCCAAATGCGATGAATGCCGCAGAGATCACTGATAAATTAGGTTTGCATTCTTTGAGGAATAGAAACTGGTATATTCAGGCTACTTGTGCTACAAGTGGAGATGGTCTCTATGAAGGTTTAGATTGGCTGAGTAACCAGCTGAAGAATGCAAATCGCTAAACACCAGCAGCTCTCACACATTTAAAAGCTGAACTAGTGGGCCGTGATTATTTAGGTTCCTGGCTTGGATAAGGCTATTGTTGCCCGTTCTGCACAGAAAAGTTAGTGATGACAAAGGAAAAACTGGTTctggaaaaaaaaagttattcAGTGTGTTACAAACACTGTGAATCTGTAACTGGAAGTTGCTGTGGGTGATTTCCTGCAAGATAGCACTAATTCAGGCACTAGGTGGTGCCTGGGCATGGAAAAATGTGCACAGTGAACAAGTGATGGGCTGGACAGAGCAGCAATGTTACCTCAACTGAGGTGTCAGCAGTGTGTGAATGACTATAATAGTGGTGAAAGAGAGAGAACAAGCCTTGCTGTTTGTCCAGTCTACAATATTGACTTTAAAGCCTGAGGTCAGGTCATACCGGAGCCCAGtgttctcttgtcttactgtagtCTGAGAACTTAATTATTAGGACTTGGGCCCCAGTATGATACTTGGCTTGAGTGTAATGCCTTTATACTGGTGTAAAAGTCTGGTATGTGCTCTTCAAAGAAAGCAACAATTttcataaaattttattttatttcttcaTTATCTTCACTTTTCATTTGagattttataattttttttttcttggtttaAGGTAGGAACTTTTATTTATTGGAATGTATTTGCAGCTCACATCTGTGTTAGAATTGGTGCACTTTGCTTGGTCTAAAACAAATCAAAGGTCCTTTGATGGGACAGACCACACTCAAAAGTTGACTTTTGTTGGAACATTCCCGTTGGCATAGAATTGATGTGGAGCTACTGTATCAGTTAATCAACTTTGATGTCTCATATTTTGTCATCTTCAGATCCTGAATTTCATAAAATATATTACCAAATACTGATGCCCTTTCCTTGGTACTGTTAAACTTGAGCAGGCAAAATCCCTTAAAAGGAAACTAGATTGATAACAAGGTGGTTTCTAAATATGCTCTTTGACTAAGTGTAATAAAACTTAATTTGTGCTTAAAGATTTCTATGCTGTTATCCTAAGGCTGCCGTAGAATTTAATGTCGTGTGTTAGTGAATATTTTAAGGTTGGAACAAATATTATATTTTTTGTGCAAGCAAATATTGATAGTTTGGGGGAAAGATCTAGTTATTATTGATTTACCTTATAAGCATTGTCCAAATATTTTATTGATTGGAATAAATATTTAACACTTAAACAACATTcagtatatatattcatattaaaACTTGACAAATATTAAGAATTTTGGTTATATTAAATACAAAGGACATATGACCCTTAAGTTCATTTATTAATACAATAGTGGTCATTGAAATACATGACTATATTGGTGCACTGTTGCAAAAACGAAATTTCAAGTTACTTTTAttgaatgataaaaaaaaatattgaaaatattGACGCTTGCAATATACAAGTGTTATAATTGTACCCTAAAATCTATGGGTAATAAAAGAttgtgaaaaaaattattttaagatGCCTAAAAGATAACACTGACTTAGCAAACCATCACTAGTGGCACCATGTGATGCACTCAGCAATTAATACtagtgctgaatgacccatacaggtttagcactttgcATGTATACAATAATAGGCAGCCCTTAAGAAAACAAGTTTTCTAGAATATTCACTTGTAGAAAAAAAGTattttaaacatttaaaaattgAAACAGACCTTGAAAATAGTGTTGATGTTTTGAGGCATTGCAGATAGTAAGAGCAAACTCAACCTCTAAGCATTTTTAAGTAATGACttaaaattcaaaatttttaaaTACTAGTGTTTTCAAGAGCAACTTTCAACATACTAGGAGAGTTTACCTTCACTGTCCTTGGTCAGTGCTTGAATAATTAAAATTATCTTCTTCCTTAAAGGGAATTAGACCTCGTGTTTCCTTCCTAGGATTGAATCGAAATGCTCCTAACCCTTCCTCTCAAAGGTAGTAGTCCtatcttccttggattgaacctgattctCTCATGTGCTGAATGACTCCTCTGGTTTTATATCTTCACCCATTATTATAATTGAAATTTTCTTTGTGAAATAGCTCTTAAATGGAGGGGGATGAGAAagatccattattattattattataatcaagggggaagcgctaaacccgtaggattatacagcgcccagggggggatgtggaaggcattcaggcttaattcggggaactggagcacagattcaattccctaaatcaagagcccctcaccaacatcaaggaaccttccatgaggggagaaAGATCCATTATCATCCATGTTTTAACTTGCTTCCATGGATAGTGCTGCAGTCGGTGTTTCTCAACTTGATGGAAATTTGATATAGGTAATGTCAGGTGACTGAAGTATTAGTGTCTGCAGTTGAAGATGTAGTACTTAGGGCATTCATTTTAGTTTGCCCAGTCATCATTTGCTGAAAGACCAGGCAGTTTTGCTAAC
Above is a genomic segment from Cherax quadricarinatus isolate ZL_2023a chromosome 42, ASM3850222v1, whole genome shotgun sequence containing:
- the Arf1 gene encoding ADP-ribosylation factor 1; protein product: MGNIITSLFKGLFGKKEMRILMVGLDAAGKTTILYKLKLGEIVTTIPTIGFNVETVEYKNISFTVWDVGGQDKIRPLWRHYFQNTQGLIFVVDSNDRERIGEAREELMRMLAEDELRDAVLLIFANKQDLPNAMNAAEITDKLGLHSLRNRNWYIQATCATSGDGLYEGLDWLSNQLKNANR